Proteins encoded together in one Pantoea sp. CCBC3-3-1 window:
- a CDS encoding flagellar protein FlhE, translating to MKKMLLLLLCLPGFAMAGGAWHASATGPGLVNRGMQAFSPALNPPEPVKGVMTEIAWRYALTGPAPSGLVVYLCAESRCVPLEGASGSTRGLTNIQAGESLHFIYGIQGKGRLNQALRVLSNEVMVNYR from the coding sequence ATGAAAAAAATGCTGCTGCTGTTGCTCTGTCTGCCTGGCTTTGCCATGGCAGGCGGCGCATGGCACGCGTCGGCAACGGGCCCGGGTCTGGTGAATCGTGGCATGCAGGCCTTTTCTCCGGCGCTTAACCCACCTGAGCCGGTTAAAGGCGTGATGACTGAGATCGCCTGGCGCTATGCGCTGACCGGCCCGGCACCGTCCGGGCTGGTGGTGTATCTCTGTGCGGAAAGCCGCTGCGTGCCGCTGGAAGGCGCCAGCGGTTCGACCCGTGGACTGACTAATATCCAGGCGGGAGAGAGCCTGCATTTTATTTACGGCATACAGGGCAAAGGGCGCCTGAATCAGGCGCTCCGTGTGTTAAGTAACGAAGTGATGGTCAATTACCGCTAG